The nucleotide sequence AGAAAAACTGGCTGATCCACTCAGCCAGTATAAACACGTGATTTTCTTTTTTGGTTGATTTCCAATCCCCTGCTGGCAGTCCGGCCACGTTTTTTTGGAGTGTATAAAAAGGCTGCCAGATTCCCTGCAAACACTAACAAAGCCAGGAAAAGCCACGAACCGGCAAACAAAGCTTCTTTACCTCCAACCTGGAAGTTAAGCTCTGGCATCGCTATGTAAAGCATCACGCCGCATAACAGCAGGTATAGCAAGTATCGATTTTTCTTCATTTTCCCCCTCCTACAGGTTGTCTTACATTATATCTATGCTTCCAGAGCTAAAAAAAGCATGTTAAAAAGAAAAAGCTGCACAACTTTTTGTGCAGCTTGGTGACGGTTACAGCTCGATTGCCTCTCCAACTTCAAGGACGGTGCCTTTGTTTTTCTTAAGCATTTTTACAAAAGCATGTGGATCCTGCTTGATTGGCGGGAACGTATTGAAGTGAATCGGCACTACTTCCTTGGCATTCAGGAATTCTGCCGCTAATGCAGCATCTTCTGGTCCCATCGTAAAATTATCACCGATCGGCAGGAATGCAAGATCAATCGGATGCCTCTCGCCAATCAACTTCATGTCAGAAAATAAGCCTGTATCACCCGCATGGAAGACGGTTTTGCCTTCTGCCATGAACAGAATTCCTGCTGGCATTCCACCATAAATGATTTCATTGTTTTCAGTGACCATGCCAGTGCCATGAAATGCTGGCGTCATTTTTACTTTGCCAAAATCAAATTCATAAGCACCTCCGATGGACATACCATGAGTGTTCAAGCCCTTCCAGCTTAAATA is from Mesobacillus boroniphilus and encodes:
- a CDS encoding metal-dependent hydrolase, with protein sequence MKVSYHGHSVVKIETNGKTILIDPFITGNDLTDLKVEDVKPDVIILTHAHGDHLGDTVELAQKHDSLVIANFEVATYLSWKGLNTHGMSIGGAYEFDFGKVKMTPAFHGTGMVTENNEIIYGGMPAGILFMAEGKTVFHAGDTGLFSDMKLIGERHPIDLAFLPIGDNFTMGPEDAALAAEFLNAKEVVPIHFNTFPPIKQDPHAFVKMLKKNKGTVLEVGEAIEL